The following are encoded in a window of Maridesulfovibrio ferrireducens genomic DNA:
- the secA gene encoding preprotein translocase subunit SecA yields the protein MFNAIVSTIFGSSNERFIKKLKPQIEAIASFEPEMEKLTDEQFPQKVAQWKEEVAAGKDLDDILPEVFALVREAGKRSLGMRHYDVQMVGGLVLHGGRIAEMKTGEGKTLVATLPAVLNAISGKGVHLITVNDYLATRDAGWMGKLYNFLGLTIGVVVHGQTDQERQDAYACDITYGTNNEFGFDYLRDNMKFYKEQLVQRELNFAIVDEVDSILVDEARTPLIISGSSDEATGMYAQVDTIIPLLKRDVDFEVDEKGHSITMTEEGVTKCEEILKIDNLYDSQHISFQHHIMQGIKAHHLFSLDVDYIVKDDQVVIVDEFTGRLMPGRRFSDGLHQALEAKEGVKVESENQTLASITFQNYFRMYNKLSGMTGTADTEAVEFGQIYNLDVIVIPTNTDMVRKDYPDSIYKTQMEKYTAIANEIADLYKKGQPVLVGTVSIEKSELIGTLLKKRGIPHDVLNAKQHEKEAEIVAEAGFKGHVTIATNMAGRGTDIVLGEGVTEAGGLHIIGTERHESRRIDNQLRGRSGRQGDPGSSRFYLALDDDLMRLFGSERIAGIMDKLGMQEGEPIENKMVSKAIENSQKRVEGHNFEIRKQLLDYDNVMNQQREVIYSLRREVMNSEDMDDMIFEFVEELLDESYFPVAEAKGKPLDEETIEMVRMGLDEVFGFNRKVEFKEGVPEREQAEEWIKDILGELKSNAEDHYNEIQRYFMLESLDRNWKDHLLNMDHLREGIGLRGYGQKDPKHEYKREGFDLFRDMLERIKENTVKALCHLRIEAEVRDEEFQHKDQKGLEYSDKEEGEPKKKQPVRRSEPKVGRNENCPCGSGKKYKKCCGK from the coding sequence ATGTTTAACGCCATAGTTTCGACGATATTCGGTTCCAGTAATGAAAGGTTTATTAAAAAGCTTAAACCGCAGATTGAAGCAATTGCTTCATTTGAACCGGAAATGGAAAAGCTGACTGATGAGCAGTTTCCGCAGAAAGTTGCTCAGTGGAAAGAAGAAGTCGCAGCGGGAAAAGATCTTGATGATATCCTGCCTGAAGTTTTTGCCTTAGTCCGTGAAGCCGGAAAACGTTCTCTCGGTATGCGCCACTACGATGTACAGATGGTCGGTGGGCTGGTTTTGCACGGCGGAAGAATTGCGGAAATGAAAACTGGTGAAGGTAAAACCCTCGTGGCTACTTTGCCTGCTGTTCTTAACGCTATTTCCGGTAAAGGTGTTCACCTTATCACCGTCAATGACTACCTTGCCACTCGTGATGCGGGCTGGATGGGTAAACTTTATAATTTTCTAGGTCTCACAATCGGTGTTGTTGTTCATGGTCAAACTGATCAGGAACGGCAGGACGCTTACGCTTGTGATATAACCTACGGTACGAATAATGAGTTCGGTTTTGATTATCTTCGTGACAACATGAAGTTTTACAAAGAACAGCTTGTTCAGCGTGAACTTAATTTTGCCATTGTCGATGAAGTTGACTCCATCCTAGTCGATGAAGCACGTACTCCGCTTATTATTTCCGGTTCCTCTGATGAAGCAACCGGTATGTATGCTCAGGTTGATACCATCATCCCTCTTCTTAAGCGGGACGTCGATTTTGAAGTGGATGAAAAAGGTCACTCCATAACGATGACAGAGGAAGGTGTTACCAAGTGCGAGGAAATCCTTAAAATTGATAATCTTTACGATTCTCAGCACATTTCTTTTCAGCATCACATAATGCAGGGAATCAAAGCGCATCATCTGTTTTCACTCGATGTTGATTATATCGTAAAAGATGATCAGGTTGTCATTGTTGATGAATTTACGGGCCGCTTAATGCCCGGCAGACGTTTTTCAGACGGACTGCATCAGGCCTTGGAAGCAAAGGAAGGCGTAAAAGTTGAGTCTGAAAATCAGACACTTGCTTCGATCACTTTCCAGAATTATTTCCGCATGTATAACAAGCTTTCAGGTATGACCGGTACTGCGGATACTGAAGCTGTTGAATTTGGGCAGATTTATAATCTTGACGTCATTGTAATTCCTACTAATACGGATATGGTCCGTAAGGATTATCCTGACTCCATCTATAAGACGCAGATGGAAAAATATACGGCTATCGCGAACGAAATTGCTGATCTTTATAAGAAAGGCCAGCCAGTTCTGGTTGGTACTGTTTCTATTGAAAAATCAGAGTTGATTGGAACTCTGCTTAAAAAACGGGGAATTCCGCATGACGTGCTGAATGCAAAGCAGCATGAAAAGGAAGCCGAGATTGTAGCAGAAGCCGGCTTTAAGGGGCATGTCACTATCGCTACGAATATGGCTGGTCGTGGTACTGATATTGTACTCGGAGAAGGCGTTACGGAAGCTGGCGGATTGCATATTATCGGAACAGAGCGGCATGAATCCCGTCGTATCGATAATCAGCTTCGAGGCCGTTCCGGTCGACAGGGTGATCCGGGAAGCTCCCGTTTTTATCTTGCTCTTGATGATGACCTGATGAGACTTTTCGGTTCTGAGCGTATTGCCGGCATTATGGATAAGCTGGGAATGCAGGAAGGGGAGCCTATTGAGAATAAAATGGTTTCCAAAGCTATTGAAAATTCTCAGAAGCGTGTTGAAGGTCATAACTTTGAAATACGTAAACAGTTGCTTGATTATGACAATGTTATGAATCAGCAGCGTGAAGTTATATACTCACTTCGTCGTGAAGTTATGAATTCTGAAGACATGGATGACATGATTTTCGAGTTCGTTGAAGAACTTTTGGATGAAAGCTATTTTCCGGTTGCTGAAGCTAAAGGTAAACCTTTGGACGAAGAGACTATAGAAATGGTTAGAATGGGGCTTGATGAAGTTTTCGGATTCAACCGTAAGGTTGAGTTTAAAGAAGGTGTGCCGGAACGTGAGCAGGCTGAGGAGTGGATTAAGGACATTCTGGGCGAACTCAAAAGCAACGCTGAAGATCATTACAATGAAATTCAGCGCTATTTCATGCTTGAATCTCTTGACCGTAACTGGAAAGATCATCTTCTGAATATGGATCATTTGCGCGAAGGTATAGGTCTTCGCGGATACGGACAGAAAGATCCGAAGCATGAGTATAAACGTGAAGGTTTCGATCTCTTCCGGGATATGCTTGAGCGTATAAAAGAGAATACTGTGAAAGCTCTTTGCCATCTTCGAATTGAAGCCGAAGTTCGTGATGAAGAGTTTCAGCATAAAGATCAGAAGGGGCTTGAGTATTCTGATAAAGAAGAAGGCGAACCAAAGAAAAAACAGCCGGTGCGACGATCCGAACCCAAGGTCGGTAGAAATGAAAATTGCCCTTGTGGAAGCGGAAAGAAATATAAGAAGTGTTGCGGTAAATAG
- a CDS encoding (Fe-S)-binding protein has protein sequence MAVSKSCVQCGKCLEVCPLFKVTGREELTPRAKFFLEGLNPSEGLNEKDFKSLASMCLSCGRCEKICPQNMSGPDLVSSLRAESKGFTQTCWDLWLSKPGFIWPMVAALSKFSPANLPEPVGSAKKRMEALFAKSPEPWARLVPDIKFEEQKVVLFEGCVGRYARRDWTRKAERFMDGLGLVRADKPDFVCCGSSYGGAGLLDRQRKARKANITAWKDSNFPLVIIFCTTCLKGLKEYSLADFDGDRELHNKWVSCLIPLSSLLIDADVTLLENSPQQVIYHKPCHAPQPDSDQALVEAVAGEKLMPVNSDLCCGFGGILQLGAPELSKQVGDYCIDALTKSVSPGAHILTGCSACVIQLATLAKADFFTGHWLDILE, from the coding sequence ATGGCTGTCTCCAAAAGCTGTGTTCAGTGCGGTAAATGTCTTGAAGTCTGTCCCCTTTTTAAGGTTACAGGGCGGGAAGAACTGACTCCGCGTGCAAAATTTTTCTTGGAAGGGTTGAATCCTTCCGAAGGTTTAAATGAAAAAGATTTCAAGTCTCTAGCCTCCATGTGTCTTTCTTGTGGAAGGTGTGAAAAGATTTGTCCACAAAATATGTCCGGTCCTGATTTGGTGTCGTCATTGAGAGCAGAGTCTAAAGGATTTACTCAAACTTGCTGGGATTTATGGCTTTCGAAACCCGGGTTTATTTGGCCTATGGTGGCAGCTTTATCAAAATTTTCTCCTGCCAATCTGCCGGAGCCTGTCGGTTCTGCTAAAAAAAGAATGGAAGCTCTTTTTGCAAAAAGCCCTGAGCCTTGGGCCAGACTTGTTCCTGATATCAAATTTGAAGAGCAGAAAGTCGTACTCTTTGAAGGTTGTGTCGGCAGGTATGCGCGCAGAGATTGGACTCGTAAGGCAGAACGTTTTATGGACGGGCTAGGTTTGGTCAGGGCTGATAAACCTGATTTTGTCTGTTGCGGGTCGTCTTATGGTGGTGCCGGGCTGCTTGACCGGCAACGCAAGGCTAGAAAGGCCAACATCACAGCATGGAAGGACTCAAATTTTCCGCTTGTCATCATTTTCTGTACTACCTGCCTGAAAGGGCTTAAGGAGTATTCTTTGGCCGATTTTGACGGAGATAGAGAGCTTCATAATAAATGGGTTTCATGTCTCATTCCATTGTCATCTTTGTTGATTGATGCGGATGTGACACTTTTAGAAAACAGTCCACAGCAGGTAATTTATCATAAACCCTGCCATGCACCTCAGCCGGATTCAGATCAGGCATTAGTTGAAGCTGTCGCGGGTGAAAAGTTGATGCCTGTCAACAGCGATCTTTGCTGTGGCTTCGGTGGAATTCTACAGCTCGGCGCACCTGAACTTTCGAAGCAGGTGGGAGATTATTGCATAGATGCGCTTACAAAATCAGTATCACCCGGGGCACATATTTTGACGGGCTGCTCAGCCTGCGTTATTCAGCTTGCAACTCTAGCAAAAGCTGATTTTTTTACGGGTCATTGGCTTGATATTTTGGAATAA
- a CDS encoding FAD-binding oxidoreductase: MKFYPEKLSKAQRKFLKELFPEGESGFSDGELLSCGVDASRKHAKPLALVKPHSVKQVSELLAWAQKERMPIYPRARATNKVGGCVPVKNGVVVSMLGMNSILDIDPQDFVAVVQPGVITADLQKSVEKQGLFYPPDPASLKISTIGGNISTCAGGMRAVKYGVTRDYVLGLEVVIPGGEVIHTGGRTHKNVVGLDLTRLMVGSAGSLGLITQATLKLLPLPETSASVLIGFENLPGCLKGAEAVFGCGILPTAMELMDRNTLKALKLHSDVPWPEETGGVLLLKIDGSSESVEADLRQIEKALSNEPTTFLEKGSGEDQERLWELRRVISPAAFNLAPDKQGEDVAVPRGKVAQAIESYHEIGKKLGLVVMCFGHLGDGNIHVSVMYDKSAPGQSDNALKAKKAIFSSTLALGGTLSGEHGIGLTKADYLGMQIGDTELNLMHRIKDVFDPLKIMNPGKAV; encoded by the coding sequence ATGAAATTTTATCCAGAAAAATTATCCAAAGCACAACGTAAGTTTTTAAAAGAGCTTTTCCCTGAAGGTGAAAGCGGCTTTTCGGACGGAGAGCTTCTCTCTTGCGGAGTTGATGCCAGTCGTAAGCATGCTAAGCCGCTTGCACTTGTTAAGCCTCACTCTGTTAAGCAGGTCTCTGAGCTTCTGGCTTGGGCGCAGAAAGAGCGCATGCCTATTTATCCACGAGCAAGAGCCACAAATAAAGTCGGCGGCTGTGTTCCGGTTAAGAACGGTGTTGTTGTTTCCATGCTGGGGATGAATTCTATTTTAGATATTGATCCGCAGGATTTTGTCGCAGTGGTTCAGCCCGGAGTCATTACTGCGGATTTGCAGAAATCCGTAGAAAAACAAGGATTATTTTATCCTCCCGACCCCGCAAGTCTTAAAATTTCAACTATCGGCGGGAATATTTCTACATGCGCCGGTGGAATGCGGGCAGTTAAGTACGGTGTTACCCGTGATTACGTGCTCGGCCTTGAGGTTGTTATTCCAGGAGGCGAGGTAATTCACACTGGCGGGCGTACGCATAAGAATGTCGTAGGGCTTGATCTTACAAGGCTGATGGTAGGTTCCGCTGGATCGTTGGGGTTGATTACTCAGGCGACACTTAAATTACTTCCTCTTCCAGAAACATCCGCATCTGTTCTTATCGGTTTCGAGAATTTACCCGGCTGTCTGAAAGGCGCTGAGGCTGTTTTCGGGTGCGGTATTTTGCCTACGGCTATGGAACTTATGGATCGCAATACGTTGAAAGCTCTTAAACTTCATTCTGATGTACCTTGGCCTGAAGAGACGGGAGGGGTGCTGCTTCTTAAAATTGATGGCTCTAGTGAATCCGTTGAAGCTGATCTCAGACAGATTGAAAAAGCTCTTTCAAATGAGCCTACTACTTTCCTTGAAAAGGGGAGCGGAGAGGATCAGGAACGTTTGTGGGAATTGCGCAGAGTTATAAGTCCTGCTGCTTTCAATCTTGCTCCTGATAAACAGGGCGAAGATGTTGCTGTGCCTCGCGGAAAAGTTGCACAGGCTATTGAAAGTTATCATGAAATCGGTAAGAAACTGGGTCTTGTTGTTATGTGTTTCGGTCATCTCGGTGACGGGAATATTCATGTCAGTGTGATGTATGACAAATCTGCTCCCGGTCAGTCTGATAATGCGTTAAAGGCAAAAAAAGCCATATTCAGCAGCACTCTGGCGCTTGGCGGAACACTATCTGGAGAACATGGTATTGGTTTGACGAAAGCAGACTATCTCGGAATGCAGATTGGTGATACAGAATTAAATCTAATGCACCGAATTAAAGACGTTTTTGATCCGTTGAAGATAATGAATCCCGGGAAGGCTGTATAA
- a CDS encoding LysR family transcriptional regulator, which translates to MELYQIKTFVVVACEGNLTRAAKRLHASQSTISLHIKSLEEELDVCLFLRTPKGMVPTPEGEVLLKRAQDVLDSVEKMRAEANSLRGDVSGEARVGLQTSPVYLRTPQLIKCIKEYYPGLNLQFIQNHTWTIRREVVGRAIEGGFFYSVYPPDEMEGIILENTVLRVVGPVSWRDKMENAKWEDLAKLPWIWTPAECSFSQKLNEKFHSLGLEASKSMIADSEDAHNALVRFENGVTVMRDDEAREGEEGGSFYIWPGGYLEVGLYFGFHKQRMADPIVKALIDCVEKVWKS; encoded by the coding sequence ATGGAACTATACCAAATAAAAACCTTTGTGGTTGTCGCTTGTGAAGGCAATTTAACCCGCGCCGCTAAACGGCTTCATGCCAGTCAGTCGACAATCAGTCTGCATATTAAATCTCTTGAAGAAGAACTTGATGTATGTCTTTTTTTGCGTACTCCCAAGGGAATGGTTCCCACTCCGGAAGGTGAGGTTCTTTTGAAAAGGGCGCAGGATGTTCTTGATTCCGTAGAAAAAATGCGGGCCGAAGCTAATTCTCTTCGCGGCGATGTGTCCGGAGAAGCCCGTGTGGGATTGCAGACTTCACCTGTTTATTTAAGAACTCCCCAGCTTATTAAGTGTATTAAAGAATATTATCCCGGCCTTAACCTACAATTTATTCAGAATCATACATGGACTATCCGGCGTGAAGTAGTGGGTAGAGCTATTGAGGGCGGCTTTTTTTATTCGGTATATCCGCCTGATGAAATGGAAGGAATTATTTTAGAAAATACCGTGCTTAGGGTTGTAGGGCCTGTTTCATGGCGGGATAAAATGGAAAACGCCAAATGGGAAGATCTTGCAAAACTGCCGTGGATTTGGACTCCTGCCGAGTGTTCATTTAGTCAGAAATTGAACGAAAAATTTCATTCTCTCGGGCTTGAGGCCAGTAAATCTATGATAGCTGACAGCGAGGACGCACATAATGCTTTGGTGCGTTTTGAAAACGGGGTAACTGTCATGCGTGATGATGAAGCTCGCGAAGGGGAAGAAGGCGGGTCTTTTTATATATGGCCCGGCGGGTATCTCGAAGTGGGATTGTATTTTGGATTTCATAAGCAGCGCATGGCTGACCCGATTGTAAAAGCTTTGATTGACTGTGTTGAAAAAGTCTGGAAGTCCTGA
- the smpB gene encoding SsrA-binding protein SmpB, protein MAKAKKKSPSSIARNKIARRNYDFIETLEAGLVLVGTEVKSLRQGQISFNDGYINFKDGEAWLVGIHIAPYDHAGHLQHDPDRSRKLLLHDHEIIKLQAKSEQKGLTVIPVSLYFSNGKIKLQIALAKGKNVHSRKEELKRRDIAKDTARQLAKY, encoded by the coding sequence ATGGCTAAAGCTAAAAAGAAAAGCCCTTCTTCCATCGCACGGAATAAGATTGCTCGTCGAAATTATGATTTTATAGAGACTTTGGAAGCAGGTCTTGTACTTGTGGGAACAGAGGTTAAATCTCTGCGCCAAGGGCAGATCAGTTTTAATGACGGGTATATAAATTTTAAAGACGGCGAAGCGTGGCTGGTGGGCATTCACATTGCCCCTTATGATCACGCAGGGCATTTGCAACATGACCCGGACCGTTCTCGTAAGCTGTTGCTGCATGATCATGAAATTATAAAACTACAGGCAAAGTCCGAGCAGAAAGGGCTGACTGTAATTCCTGTGAGCCTTTATTTTTCTAACGGCAAAATTAAATTACAGATAGCTCTTGCCAAAGGTAAGAATGTTCATAGTCGTAAAGAAGAACTGAAAAGGCGTGATATAGCAAAAGACACGGCCCGCCAGCTAGCCAAATATTGA